In Alkalihalobacillus sp. AL-G, the genomic stretch AGCTTGATATTGGAAAAATGGCTGAAAAGCTGGGTGATGATTATGTTCTGTTTCTTCGCTTACACCCTGCCATTCAGAATACGACTATACTTACTGAACAATATTCGGATTTCATTGTTGATGTTTTTTCTGGCCAATATGATCTTAATGAACTGCTTGTTGCTGCTGATTATTTGATAACGGATTATTCATCAATTGTAGTCGAATTTTCGATTTTGCAAAAACCGATGATCTTCTTCACTTATGATTTTGAGGAATATAAACGATCCCGAGGCGTTATAGAGGAATTTGAAAAGAATCTGCCTGGTCCAATTGTGAGAGATACTGATTCAATCATTGAATTAATACATAGCAATGATTTTGATCTTGATGCTATTAAAAGTTATTCCGAAACATGGAACAAGTATTCTAAAGGACGCTCAAGCTATCAATTAGTTCAATATATGTTTCCCGAAAAAAGCATGAAAGAAAGAATAAGCTACTTCCGTTAACTCCGCTTCGAGAGGCACAAATGCTCGAAGCATTCTTTTTATATTGTTTATTTTTGGCAATAATGTATAAGGATCAGGGTTATCAATTGTTTAAAGGAAGGACACTCTTTTAATATGAAGTCACTCATTACGATTGTCAGGGAGCAAATTCGTTCCTTCTATCTGATTCTGAGACTCTCTGCCTTTGAAATGAAAAGTGCAAACACCAACAATTATTTGGGCAGGCTTTGGGAAATCTTAAACCCGATGATTCAACTTGGTATTTACTGGCTTGTGTTCGGGATTGGTGTCCGTGGAGGCCAGGAGATTACAATGGAGAATGGTGTCCAAGTTCCTTTTTTCATTTGGTTGGTAACCGGGATGATTGTTTGGTTTTTTGTGAATCCAGCTATATCAAAGTCCTCCAAATCAATCTATTCCAGACTTCAATTGATTGCTAAAATAAGCTTTCCGATGAGTGCAATACCATCATTTGTCATTATGGCTAATTTCTATACCCATGTAATGCTGGTTACGGTTGTAACGGTTTTTTTACAATTTACCGACTATAGGCTATCCGTCTATTTCATCCAGCTGCCATACTTCATGCTGGCAACGTTACTCTTCTTGTTAGCTGTTGCACTGGTAACATCAACTCTTACTACAATTATCCGTGATGTACAGCAAATCGTTCAGTCTGTGTTAAGAATGTTGTTATATTTAACTCCGCTTCTGTGGCATACAGATCAATTAATGCTTAACGGAGTAGATTTAACATTTCTGTTAAAGCTGAATCCACTATATTACCTTGTTGAGGGATACAGGGCTTCATTACTGGGAACGACATGGTATATTGTTAAATACCCTGAATACACACTTTATTTTTGGATCGTAATTCTTTTTACCCTTCTATTGGGTTCTGCTTTACATTTGAAATTCAGAAATCGATTTGTTGATTTCTTATAATTGGATGTGAAACGTAATGAGTGAATCGGTTGTCGTTCAAAATGTTTTTAAAAAATATAAAATGCACACATCACCGAAAGAAAAGCTGTTGGATGTTCTTTTGCCTGGAGGCTATGGAGAAGACTTTTATGCACTTCAAGATATTTCGTTTACCGCAAACCGAGGGGATGTAATCGGACTCATCGGCATGAATGGTTCTGGAAAATCAACACTTTCCAATATCATTGGCGGCGTCATCCCACCTACTTCTGGTACGGTGAAGACAATTGGACAGACTTCGATCATTGCCATCTCATCAGGACTTAATAAGCATTTGACCGGCAGGGAAAATATTGAATTGAAGTGCTTGATGCTTGGTTTCAGCAAGAAAGAAATACAAGAGATGGAAGCTGATATCATTGAGTTTGCTGATATTGGAAAGTTTATCGATCAACCAGTTAAAAAGTTCTCAAGTGGTATGAAATCCCGACTTGGTTATGCGATCTCCGTGACGGTTAACCCTGATGTTCTAATTATCGATGAAGCACTTTCCGTAGGTGATCAAGTATTTGCCCAGAAATCTAAAAACAAAATGTTTGAGTTTAAAGAAAAGGGCAAAACGATTTTCTTTGTCAGCCACTCGATGGGACAGATCAAGGAGTTTTGTGAAAAAGCGATTTGGCTCGATTATGGTGAAATGAAAAGCTTTGGTCCTGTTGAAGAAATCATCCCGGAATATGAAAAATTCTTAAAGCAACACAAGACGATGACAATGGAAGAACAGAAAAAATTCCGCGAAGAAGTCATGAAGAAGCAAAGCGGCTTAGCTGCGATAAAGTGATGAAGACAATCAAAAATCCTAAGATAATACACGAGGCAGCTTTTCATTTAGTTTCGAAAAGTCCTTCTAAATACGTTTTTACTTCAGATCGTAAATCTTCTCTTTTCAGGGCAAAATCTACCGTTGCCTTAATAAACCCGACTTTATCACCAACATCATAGCGTTGTCCTTGAAATTCATAGGCTAAAATTGGTTGTGCCTGATTGAGCTGAATGAGTCCATCAGTTAATTGTATTTCTCCACTGTTACCAGGAGGCAGCTTTTCCAGAATAGTAAAGATGTCAGGCTGTAAAATATATCTTCCCTTAATGGCGTAATTGGATGGTGCTCGATGAATCTGTGGTTTTTCTACCAGTGTTTCAACTGGGATTACATTCGGTTCAATAGCGTCGCTTTTAGGCTTTATAATTCCGTACTTTGATACCTCTTCATCTTGTACTTGCTGAACTCCGACCACAGAGGAGTTATACCGTTCATATATGTTAATCAATTGTTTCAAGCATGGTTCTGTGGAGTCTACAATGTCATCTCCAAGCAAAACAGCGAAAGGTTCATCCCCTATAAATTTACTCGCACAATAAATTGCGTGCCCTAATCCTTTTGGCTCTTGTTGACGAATATAATGAATGTTGGCCATTTCGGAGATTCGCCGCAGCTCTTCCAATAATTCAATTTTATTTCGCTTTGCCAACGTTTCTTCCAATTCATAGGATTTATCAAAGTGATCCTCAATTGACCGTTTACTGCGTCCGCTTATAATGATGATGTCCTCAATACCGGATGCTACAGCTTCTTCTACGATATATTGGATCGCCGGCTTATCGACGATCGGCAGCATTTCCTTCGGCTGAGCTTTTGTAGCAGGTAAAAATCGAGTGCCTAGGCCTGCAGCCGGTATGATCGCTTTACGAATTTTAAAAATGACGTCACCCCCATAGATCAAAAGATTATGACTTTAAATCCCAGTCTTTATAATTGTATTTAAATAAAGAGTTAATCATGTATTATTTTATCAGTATGGTGCATACGGTTTAAAACACCTGCCAAACCTTCACAGAATCTTATCGACCTATGAACACTTTATCCAAAAACCATTGCAACCGAATGACAAAAAAGAGAACTCACAAGGAGGTGTTCCATATAACACCTAAAACAATTATGTGCATTTTCGGCACCCGGCCTGAAGCCATTAAAATGTCTCCAGTGATAAAAGAGATACGAAAATATCCGGAATGGTTTGATGTAAACGTCGTGGTGACGGGCCAACACAAGGAACAACTTTTTCAAGTATTGAATCATTTCGACATTCAACCGGACATTGATTTGAATTTAATGGCCGAAAATCAGACGCTATCTTCCTTTACTTCCCTTGCGATCAATGAATTGGATAATGTTCTGAATGAAAAAAAGCCAGATTTGGTTTTGGTACACGGAGACACACAAACAACTTTATGTGGGGCATTCGTTGCTTTCTTACATAGAGTTCCGATTGGTCATGTTGAAGCCGGCCTTCGTTCATACAAAAAGTACTCGCCTTGGCCTGAAGAAATAAACCGGAAAATGGTTGATGTTGTAACGGATCTATTATTTACACCTACCATGAATAACCGGGAAAACTTACTTGCAGAAGGATATCAACCTGAACAGATTTTTGTAACCGGGCAAACCGCAATAGATGCTGCAATTTTAACCTACCAACAGGATCATACATTCGAAGATCCTTTTTTTAATCGATTTGATTTTAAAAGAAAGAAAATGATAACCGTAACGTTTCATCGGAGAGAGAATTATGGGAGCCCGATAAAAAACATATTTTTATCGATACGTAAGATTGTGGAGAACCATCCAAATGTCACCATCGTTTTTCCAGTCCATCTGAATCCAAGGGTTCGTGAATATATCGATGAAATCCTAGCAGGACATTGCCGTATTATTCTTCTTGACCCACTCGCATACCCCGACATGATAAATTTACTAGCTCGATCAGATTTAATCATAACTGATTCCGGCGGGCTTCAGGAAGAAGCTGTCCTTTTTCAAAAACCCCTTATTATAACAAGAGATTCAACCGAGCGACCGGAAGCGATCGCCGACGGTGTTGGATATCTTGCCGGAACTGATCAAAAAAAGATTTACAATCTAACGAAAGGGGTTTTGACGGGGCCAAATACATTTAATAAAACAATTAATTATGATAAGAATCCATTTGGTGATGGAAATGCTTCAAAGCGAATAGTAAGTGTCATAACCCATTATTTTGATTTTACATCAGAATTACCGATTGAGTTCTCAGATAAAAACTTAATAATGGATTTATAGCTTTCTATTCGAAAGAAAAAACGCAAGTGATTTCATTTGTGAAATCGCCTGCGTTTTTTTGTTTGAATCATACTATGTGTTCTCGAAATAGAACCTGTACCATCCCCTGCTAGTTTATCGGTAGGATCCCCGCATAGTCCGTGAAATAGCCTTCTGCTGGGTAGGCTGGGATGTCGTACCAGTGGTCTGGATCAACTTCGTGAACTTCTTCTGTTGCAATTCCTGTCAGCAGTGCTTTTAACGCAAGATAGTTCTGTTTCGTCAAGTAACCGTTCGACTTCTGTCCGAGGCTGCCTTCTCTCGTATTCCCTTTCGTCTCAAAGAAGATTGCTGGGTTGCTGTGCCCATCTGGGTTCAGATTATTGTAGTTCAGCCCCATCATCATCGCTGAGACAACTCCGCCTCTAATGTCGATATAATACTTTCCTCCACCGACCTGGTATTGATCGATGCGCGTGTATCCGTACTTTGTCAACGAATCATAGACATACCCCTGCATTTGCTTCGTCACCTTGTTGTAGTAGCCGTTTTCCAAGCTAGGAAGTGTCGGTCCATCTGGTGCAAGTGAGATTCCCAAGGAAAAACTAGTAGCCTCGTTCGTTCCGTAAACCGTTTTAAAACCTTGATGGTGCAGGTCAACTGCAAAGTCCGGCTTGACGTCCGCCCAGTACGCATAAACGACCTTTGATTCATTCGCTTTGAAACCATCAAGTGTCCAGCCTCGGTTCAAGTCGATATAAGCGTCGTCACTGACTGGTTCGCCATTTTCGTCCATGAGCAGAGTGCCCCGAGTATTCATGATGCTTCCGTCTGGATTGTACATCGGAATCACATAAAGTGTCAGCTCATCAAGCAGTGTTTGTACATCTGGTCCACCGGATGATGCTAACGTTTTTAAAAGCTGCATGACTGCCTCTGTTGTCAGCTTCTCATCACCATGTATTTGAGCTTGAACCCAAACCTTCGTATCACCATGACCTACTTTTGCAACATAAATGCTGTTCCCTTGTTCGGATTTACCGTAGTCATCAAGGGTTGTGACTTCGAATTCGGCTTTGCTTCGTTTTTCCAAAGCATATAGCTGTTCGACCATTTCCTCATAGGTCATAATACTGCTGATCGTATCATTGCCGTTTGTGGATGGTCCGCCAGGCTTCGTGTTCCCTTCTGCAAAAGCCACACTGCTGAACATCATGCACATAATCGCAAGCAATACGATTCCTCGTACAATTTGTTTCATCATAAAACCTCCTGTCGTATTTTCCTTAATGATTTTACTTCGAGAATCGAAATATATATACACCATTCTCATTTTGGTGGCATGATTCCTTTGAAAAAGACATAAACAGGAGGGATTGGCTATGATTTCGACAAGAAAAAACATGCGGTCTTTATTAATCAGGTAGTTGGTAGCAGGAATTTATACGGATAAAAGTTCGTGTCTTAACACATTTCTAAAAAAGTGTGGAAAGGCTGGGTCAATTATTTTTATCAGTATCTAGCTCCGTATATGGGGTTTCATGCCTGTATCCTCACGTATTTCAATTTAATCGCAAGGTCGATTGGAAACCTTTCCTTCAAGTAAATCGTCATTAAGAGTGTACTATTTTTTGGGATGTGTCCAACGAGCCGTGTTCAAACTGGAAAATACTTTCGATTAATGCCGAGATCGACCGTTTGTGGTATAATTCATTGTCAGTATTACCTTTGAGTTAACTGCAAAAGTGGATGTTATGACTTTATACCGTCTTTTTCAAGCATCCGTTTTCGAATACTTCTACCTATAAAGTAATGGTGGTGTTTAAATGGCTTCACGAATCGACCGCAGAAAGCAAAAAAGCGGAAAACGAAAAGTACTTAAACGTACTCTTATGATTATATCGGTCTTATTTTTTTCACTAGTAGGATATGTTGGTTGGCAATACTATTCAGGTCTGAATCAGGCAAAGCCCTCAAAAGCATTGGAAACGGACTATGAATTCAATGCTCCTGAACAAAAGGTTGAGGGGAAATACAATGTTTTGATGTTAGGTGTCGATGCCCGGGAAGGTGAGGAACACTCCCGTACGGATACGATCATGATTGCCCAGTATGACACGGATACAGAAAAAGCTAAACTCGTTTCGATCATGCGTGATTCTTACGTAGAAATTCCAGGCTACGGGATGAACAAGATCAATGCTGCCTTCTTCCATGGCGGCCCTGAGCTTTTACGGAAGACGATCAAACAAAACTTCGGCGTAGACGTGCACTATTATGCAATTGTCGACTTTAAAGGATTTGAGCAAATTGTCGATACGATCGCTCCGAATGGGATTGAGATCGATGTCGAAAAGCACATGTCCTACAATATCGGGGTCTCTCTTGAACCAGGCCTACAGAGGCTGAATGGCAAGGAATTGCTTGGGTATGCAAGGTTCCGTCACGATTTACGTGGTGATTTTACAAGGGTAGAACGCCAGCAAAAGGTTATCTCGAAGGTTAAGGACGAATTTACAAGCCTTTACGGAGTTTCTAAGCTTCCGAAGGTAATTGGAACGGTCCAACCGTATATTGATACAAACATGAAGACATGGACTGCAATCGGCATTGCGAAGGACATCATGTTGAATAAAGGTGACATCGAAACGATGAAAATCCCTGTCAAAAATGGATTTTCAGAAACCTCTGTTCCAAGAGCAGGGGCGATCCTCCAGCTTGATTTTGAGGAAAACAGCCAGGCATTGCAAGAGTTTTTAGGTGCAAAGACTTCGCAATACACGAGCAATGCAGGTGCCAATGAAGCTGCAGAACAAAATAATTAGAAACGATGAAAGAGAGCTACCCGCTCGGGGTGGCTCTCTTTGTATGGGGATGATTTCTTATGGATTTTTACGAAAGGAAAAAGAAATTCAGGTTTAAATCTCATAATTGCGGGAAAGATGATATGATGTATACATATGCTAAATACATAATAGAAACTGGTCATCATGCTTAAAAAACGGGTCCAAAAAACTTCAGATTTGTAGAGCCTTAAAGTTTGACCTATATTGACCTATTGAGTAAGATGAAATTAAGCCGTAAAGCACTTATGGAAAAAGGAGGATTTATGAAATGAACTTAATCCCAACAGTAATTGAACAAACGAACCGCGGGGAACGTGCCTATGATATATATTCCCGCCTGTTAAAAGACCGCATCATCATGCTTGGTAGCGCAATTGATGACAACGTAGCGAACTCGATTGTTGCTCAGCTATTATTCCTTGCTGCTGAAGATCCTGAGAAGGACATTTCCCTATACATCAACAGTCCAGGTGGCTCGATCACTGCGGGAATGGCGATCTTTGACACAATGCAATTCATCAAGCCGAAGGTAAGCACGATCTGTATCGGAATGGCTGCTTCTATGGGAGCGTTTCTACTGACTGCAGGTGAGCCTGGCAAGCGTTATGCATTGCCGAACAGTGAGGTCATGATTCACCAACCACTTGGCGGAACACAAGGTCAAGCTTCGGATATCGAAATTCATGCACGCCGTATCATCGAAATGCGTGAAAAGATCAACAAAATCATTTCTGAACGTTCTGGACAGCCGATCGATGTGGTTGAACGAGACACTGACCGCGACAACTTCATGAGTGCCGAACGAGCGAAGGAATATGGCTTGATCGATGATGTTCTTCAACAACCTACAGATGTAAAAGCTAAGTAGCATAATACGTTACAAAATAAGAACAAAGGCTGACTCAGTCGTTGTGACCCTTCATTTTACTAGACGGATCATTGATTTCCCGTCTTTAAAATAGAAGAAGCACAACCCGAGTCAGCCTTTTTTTTACACGTTAAGAAAGCATAAAGTACTTTCTATAGTATAAGCGCAAGGGTCTTTAGGTCATCCTTTAGGGCTAAGGCTTGGCGCTAGCCAAGTTTTCTTTATCGCTGGAATTGCTTCTCGATCGTTTTTCACTTGCAAAAAATCATTCACCATGCGGTCGCCTCCTTCCACGTTCGCACATAAACTAGTGGAAGAAAGGAGGTTTCAAAGGTGAAGATCGCATTATTGCTTATCCTGATTGCACTGCTTACCATACCTGTTTTGGATTTAACTACTGATCTGGAAACACATGAAAATGGGGAACAATCGCCTAATGAACAGCATTCAGATGATGGAGGAACGGTAGATACCGATAGCTCAAATTTAGATGGAGAAAGTGACGACAGCGACGACCCTCAATCGGATGGGAAAACAGACCCGACCAACATTGAAAATGAAGCTTTTAAAATCACGTCCCCGTTACCTAATCAAAAGGTTTCCGATTCGTTTATCTTTAAAGGAGAGGCGAGGGTTTTCGAGGCAAACTTCCAATACGAGCTTTTAGATGGGGAAACAGTACTCGAACATGGAATTGTTACCGCATCCGAAGGCGCACCTGGATGGGGTTCATTTGAGAAGGACATCCAATTGTCCAGCAAACCTGAAGGACCTCTCGTTTTAAAAGTGTTTGTCGATAGTCCAAAAGACGGCTCAGAAATCAATGTTCTTAAAATCCCTCTCAAAACGGACTAATCGGAAATCAGGCATGAAAAAACAGAGCTGACGCAGCGATTCACTCTTGACCATCCACTTTCAAGGGGGGAGGGGTAAGGAGTAACGATCAAGAAACCTTTGCGTCAGCTCTTTCTATCCATCTATTTTAAGTTAAGCGGATCTGCGCACGTTGATCAAACGTAATCCATTATCAATCCATTTCGATAAGTTCAATTTCGTTTTCAAAACTTCTAAGTCATTTAATAGCTGTTGCCTCGTTGTCGGAAGTAACGGCTTTGACGTTAATACCTCCACAATTTCCAAACGTAGCATCCAATCCTCAGGAAAGCTCTCAAGCTCTGAAACAACCTCTTTTATCGTTACGATGATCTCCTGCGGCGTCTTTTCCTCTTCACGAAGATCTCGAATCTGGCCGTACAGTTTTTCTAAACGCGTTTGAGGTTTGTGCTCGGTTTGGACGTTGGTTGCTCTTTCTATTTCGGTACCAAAGAAATGTTCACTGTCAGCTGCACCAGCAAACACAGAAGTAATTCGCTCTCCAACAGCCATGTCAAAACTACCCTGATCGGTTTCAAATATAATCTGATTTTTCCACGTGATCTTTGCGTGAGCGATGCGAAGCAGTACGACCTTTTTATTGTTTCGAACTATCTCTTCCAACACACCTTCTACAGTAATGCCGGATTTGAATGTCAGGGTGAATGGTTTATGCATGTGAATTCCGTGATTCAGAAAATCTTCTTCACTCCAATCCTCAAGAGCCAGCTCTGAGTCTAGCAATCTTCCAACCGGAGAACCGAAGCCTTCTCTATGATCCTCTTTTCCGTGACCTCCGATTACCTGATCTTCGATTGATAAAGCGGTCGGGCCATTCGTATTCATGTAGATGGCTTCCCCGTTTTCGTCTCGTATCAGATTTTCAAAAGTACCGGTAACCTGAAGTCCGGAGCTGTATACCGCTGTGGCAGTATTTGCCGATCGTACCGCTTTCTCAAGGCTTTCTGTTCCTCCTGCCTTGAATGCCATTGTTTCAGCAAACTTCTCCACCGCTTCAGTCAGCTGGTCAAAATCGCGGCAAACAAAGAGCTGAGGCTGCTGTGTCGTAATATCGAAGCCAGTGTTGATTGCGGTTTCCAAGTCGAACGGCACTTTTTTCACCTCGTCCGATAGACTGTTCACACCTTCACCGATCGAGGAAAGCAGCCCGGACCCGTAAAGAACAGGGTGATCCACCGTTCCAATCATCCCGAACTCGACCGTCCACCAGTACAGGCGTGAGATCTGTTCAGCTTCCGACACCTCTTGAACACCCTCCTGCTTGATTTGGAGATTTGCTCGTGCTGCTTCGACTTCCACTTCTGTAGCGGAACCATCCTCAAGTAAAGCAGAAAGGGTCCGAATCGCATCAAACACCTCGTGTTCCTCTTTTGTAGCGAGTGCTTTGGATCCAATCTCACCAAACCGTTTTACAAATTGGGCATATTGTTCGTCACATAAAATGGGAGCATGCCCAGCGGCCTCGTGTATGATGTCAGGTGCAGGTGTGTAGTCAATGTTTTCAAGCTTTCGGATTTCAGTAGCGATCGGCAAGTAACCGTGCGCCTGGAAATCAAAAAAGGCGACAGCAGGAATGAACCCATCGATTGTAACTGCGCCCCACCCGAATGGTTGAAGGCGTTCATTCATTTCCTCAATTTTTGGAATCGAATCGATATGGATCCCAGAGGAAACGAGACCATTCGTATAAGCTCCATGGGCAACATCCTTCAAGAAGTTGTGGTTCTGACGCATGACATACCGCCAAACGGCATGGTCGATCGGGCTATATTTTTGATAATCTTGCTCCACCACATATTTTCTTAAGTGCGCAGGTAACGGTCTTGGACTCATTTTTCAGCTCTCCTTTTCTTTTGTAAAATAAAAAAATCCTCATCCTCTTAGTATGTGTTTGATAAACACCATACTAGGGACGAAGAGTTTCCGCGGTACCACCCTAATTGATGAACGATTTGTTCATCCACTCGTAAAAACAGCCTGTTTTGGTTGCAATGTAATTCACATCGACTACTGCCTGAACTTCCACCAAACGTCCAGTCTCTATATGCTGCCTATAGTCATGCTACTGCTTTTGCAAGGCTATTTTATATTCACCTTTTATACTAACACGCTTAAACGCTTTTAAGTACTAAAGTTATTAATAAAAACTATACACAATGATTTTGCCGGCGTCAAGAACTTTTTTAAAATAAGGGGAAATTGTGTAGCTGCCTATTGAATAAGTCCTCGTAGATATAAGTCCGACTAAAAACAGGACTTCAGAAAAATTCTTGGGTTATGTAACGTAAATATACCAGAAATCCTTCATCTAGATAGGTTTCTCAGGCGTTTAAATTGGCTTATTCTCTAGTTGGGTTCGCCTTCTTTCGTACCGATTCTTTCTAAGTCTTCCAAGGCGTCTTGAAGTGCCAATAATTCATAAATGATCGTCAGTCGCTGCGAAATATGCCTTTTTGTAGTGGATTCGTCTGTTCGTTCACGACGTCCTTGCTCGTGTAAAAACAAAAGATCGAGACATCCGATCAGTTCAAAGTGGTCTTCACTCATTTTATGATCCGGATCCTGTAAAACTGCTGCTACTGAGTCAGCAGCTTTCGAGACGATTACAACATTTTCAGAAGACAATTTAGTCTTTTCTATATCAAGAGAGAGCAAATTTCCAAAATGATAGAGAATCTTTTGGAAATACTCCAGCTTTTTTACAAGTATTCCGAATTCACGTATCTCACTAAGATTGTGTCGTCGGTACTTCCATTCCTCTCGCTGAAATTGGGCAAGATTGAAAGAACGTTCCATATCCTTACTTAGACGTTGGTACTCCAGCTGTAACTGGCGGGGACTTGCACCTTCCACGAACCTGGTCAGGATACCACCGGACCGCTCATACAATTTATTTACTTGTTCTTGCACCATATCCATGTAATGAGGTGGGAGAATCATAAAATTAATGATTGTCGATACACCTAATCCGATCAACGTCGTTAACAGCCTTACAAAAAAAGAAGATACAAAATGTTCTTCGGTTTCCGCAATCATAGCTACGGAAGTTAATGTCGCGACTAACATACCCGCATCTAGACGGAGTTTATGACAAACAGCAAGTGTCAAGGTAGCTGCCAACGCATATGCCAGGGCTGATTGGCCAAGAAAGGATTCAAAGAACATA encodes the following:
- a CDS encoding aromatic acid exporter family protein encodes the protein MKKLTIKKWIGSRVLKTGLAAFITALICNLFHLPVLFAVITAIVTVEPTASDSIKKGLIRFPAATIGAGFAMFFESFLGQSALAYALAATLTLAVCHKLRLDAGMLVATLTSVAMIAETEEHFVSSFFVRLLTTLIGLGVSTIINFMILPPHYMDMVQEQVNKLYERSGGILTRFVEGASPRQLQLEYQRLSKDMERSFNLAQFQREEWKYRRHNLSEIREFGILVKKLEYFQKILYHFGNLLSLDIEKTKLSSENVVIVSKAADSVAAVLQDPDHKMSEDHFELIGCLDLLFLHEQGRRERTDESTTKRHISQRLTIIYELLALQDALEDLERIGTKEGEPN